The DNA window TGCTTACCAAAGAGGATCAGAAACAAAGATCAGTACTCAAAAAGCCCTGTATAATCCCAATTGGAATTACAATACACCCATGACCCCTAACTTAGATCAGCTTTTCGCGAATACCGTGAAGGAGGCCAATCAGGCTTTGATCGATGCTTTCCTGAAGGAGAATCTGACCGTTCAGGTGAAGACGCCGCCACCCGCACTCAGTCCCGAAGAGCATAATGATCTTCAACTGCTGTATAAGAATGGCTTGTTTGCCGGCTTTTATAACTCTGAAGAGCATTACGGAAATGAATTCGTAAAAAGATCTATTTATTCCGTCTGGGGTGGGGAAGTAACCTTCAACAAAAATGAGAATTTTGCCAACGTTATCGGCAGTACCAACGATCCTAAGATCGCCAGTAAAACATGGCTCAGATTATGGAGCGATCAATACGGAAATCCTACGAATTGTACTTCCCTTAATTACAGTCCGGTTACCTGTAACACAAACTTGGTTGGAGGTCATGTAATCCTGGGAAAGACCGCAAAAGCAGAGCCCAAGGGTTCTAACTCTGTTTATATAATGCCGATTTGCAGTGCCCATAATAACAATAACAATGTTTATATGGCCGCGATTATGTATCAGAAAGGGGTTTGGCTGAAGAATTATTTGAATTAGGAGTTTAAATAAAATACAAAGAATACTGCTTTATTTGAAGCAGTATTTTTTATTATGTCAAGTTTTCATGTAAGTAAATTTAAAAGCTCTCCAACTTTTTCTTTGTTATTTGCATCTATATTATAACACGACATGTTCTGTCGTTTTGCTGGAATACTTTTGTTCCATGACAAATTGAATTAATTTCAAATATCGATGATATAAATACAATATAATTTATATTAAATCTTTTTAATGTGATTAATGAATACTAAAAAATGTTAAATTTGCGTAATTCTTACAATGAATACTAATATCAATTATAATATGCAAAATAGATGAAAAAAATCTACATCGGTGCTTTTACTATGTGCACTTTTTTATTTGCCAGCGCTCAAGATGTTGTTTGGCAAAAGGATATTAAATCCAGTACACAGGATTTCCTGAGCCAGGTGACAACAACAATAGACCAGCAGTATTTAATTACTGGAAGTGCAATTCAGGGAGGTAGCCTTCGAGAACCTCAGGCTACATCGAAACAGAATAACGGGTACGATTTTCACTTGGTGAAACTAAACCAGCAGGGAGATCAGGTTTGGGAGAAATACTTTGCAGGAAATAATCATGATTATCTTTCTTCAACTGTAACAACACAGGATGGAGGATCGCTTTTGGGAGGTACCTCGTACTCAGGGAAATCTTTAGACAAAAAAGAAGATTCCAAAGGTGGATCAGACATTTGGCTGATCAGAATTAATGAATTTGGTGATGAATTATGGCAGAAAACTTTAGGAACTTCTGCTGATGAAGAAGCCAGAGCTGTTATTCAGACTACAGATCTTGGATTTTTTGTGGCAGGTAATGTTCAAAACTCAGCTAAAGGTTACGGATCAAAAGATATTTTAATCATCAAACTTGATAAAAATGGAAAAGAGATTTCTCAATTAGTTTTAGGAGGGAAAGGGCTTGATGAAGTTGAAAAGATGATTCCTACAAAAGATGGTGGTGCATTATTAGGAATTTATTCCAGGAGTACTACCAGTGGATCAAAGCAAACTGAGAACTTTGGTGAAGGTGACTACTGGATCATCAAACTTTCAAAAGACGGAAAAGTAGAGTGGGAAAAGAATTATGGTGGTAAAGGTGATGATCATTTGAGAACACTCGGTTTAACTTCAAATGGATATATCATTGGTGGAGAATCAAGATCTGAGAGATCAGGAAATAAAACCGTAGGAATCGAGGAAGGAACCGATGTTTGGTTAATCTCTTTAAATGAAAGGGGCGATGAAGAGTGGCAGAAATCCTACAACTTCAAAAACAGAGATGTTTTAATGGGGATGAGCGCAATTCATTCCGCAGATGATAAAACAAAAGGAATTCTATTAGGTGGTTATACTCAGGCAGAAGGAAGAATAGAAGCTGATGATGAGAAATTCTGGATGCTATATCTGGATCAAAACGGAAATGAACAGTGGAGGAAACATGTGGAAG is part of the Chryseobacterium paludis genome and encodes:
- a CDS encoding T9SS type A sorting domain-containing protein, producing MKKIYIGAFTMCTFLFASAQDVVWQKDIKSSTQDFLSQVTTTIDQQYLITGSAIQGGSLREPQATSKQNNGYDFHLVKLNQQGDQVWEKYFAGNNHDYLSSTVTTQDGGSLLGGTSYSGKSLDKKEDSKGGSDIWLIRINEFGDELWQKTLGTSADEEARAVIQTTDLGFFVAGNVQNSAKGYGSKDILIIKLDKNGKEISQLVLGGKGLDEVEKMIPTKDGGALLGIYSRSTTSGSKQTENFGEGDYWIIKLSKDGKVEWEKNYGGKGDDHLRTLGLTSNGYIIGGESRSERSGNKTVGIEEGTDVWLISLNERGDEEWQKSYNFKNRDVLMGMSAIHSADDKTKGILLGGYTQAEGRIEADDEKFWMLYLDQNGNEQWRKHVEGESRKREERLSDIKLNRDGSIILAGTSAEELGKENWKIVKLGDKQLDQLIEKQDIKIYPNPVSDYAYVEIGFDFQEADITLYDMGGRQLQSLKTKNKVTKINTQPLIQGAYLISIKTDTNKTASAKLIKK